The nucleotide sequence ATCCATTCGTGATCCTTTGTGTACTTTAGTTCTGCAGGGAAAATCATAATTCTAGTATTTTATTAGATGAATAAATAAATATAACTCAGTATTGAAGCTGTAAAGGTACAGAAAAAACCAAGCAAAAAACCTGCATACACCTGCATAGGAGTATGCCTTCCCAGAAAAATTCTGGAAGTACCAACCAACCCGGCTATAATGAATATCAAAATAAAGGCCCAATAGGGATTTTGCTGATGCAGACGGCAAATACCCATGACTGCACCGGCCAGACCGCCGATTCCCATCATATGGGCACTGATTTTCCAAAATAGGTTAACTCCCATCCCAATAAGAAGGCTTCCTGCGGTAGCTCCAAGTAAAACCAGAATCCAGACAGGCATCATTAGTTTCATCATAAGATAGAAGCATGCCCCCACAGAAATTATAAAGATTAGGTAAGGAACAAACCGTTCCTTACGGTCAGTCAACTCCAGGTCGCCTGCAGCTCCGCTTTTCACAAACAACAAGATAAAGAATCCAGGCATAATGGCTGTGCTAAGAAACGCCCCTCCGGCAATTATCAGCTTCATGGAAAAAGGATAGATGGCCAGATACGTAAATGTAAGTGCCAGTATCATTCCATACGTTATCATTAATAACGGATGAAAAATGATGGACGTTATGTTAGCAAATAGTTTCATCTCAATCGGTTTATATTTCTTTTCGAAGGCGTGCCACCGGCATACCCAGTTGTTCCCTGTATTTGGCAACGGTACGCCGGGCTATCAAATACCCTTTCTCCGTCAATATTTTAGTAAGCTCCTCATCGGTGAGCGGTTTTCGTTTATCTTCGCCTTCAATACACTCCTTAAGAATCTTTTTTACCTCCCGGGTAGATATTTCCTCTCCCGTGTCGGTTTGTGTTGATTCGGAGAAGAAATACTTAAGAGGATAAATCCCAAAATTGGTTTGTACATACTTGCTGTTGCTAACCCTTGATATTGTAGAAATATCGAATCCGCACCTTTCTGCCACATCTTTCAGAATCATCGGACGCAATGTACTTTCGTCGCCGGTAAAGAAAAATTCAGACTGAAGCATGATTATCGTTTCCATTGTACGGGAAAGAGTTTCATGTCGTTGCCTTATTGCATCAATGAACCATTGTGCGGCATCCAGTTTTTGTTTTACGAACTGAACAGCATCCCGCATATCCGAAGTTTGATTCGCCTTGTTTCCTGCATAATCCTGAAACATGGCCGCATAATCCTTGTTGATACGCATTTCCGGAACGCCTTTATTGTTCATAGACAAAATCAGCTCTCCATTGGATGTCTCCACCAGAAAATCAGGAATTACCTGACTCAATACCGTCTCCATGGAATCTCCCCAGGCAGCTCCCGGTTTGGGATTAAGAGACGTAATTTCATGAATAGCCCTTTTCAGTGAAGCTTCATCTACTTGAAGCCCTTTTAAAATTTTATCGTAATGCTTTCGCGAAAACTCATCAAAGAAATCAGTAAGAATGCGAATAGCAAGCAAGCAGTCCGGATTCTTTTCCCCTTTTTCAAGCTGAATCAACAAGCACTCCTGCAAATCCCGTGCGGCAACGCCAATGGGTTCAAAATCCTGAATAACCAGCAATACTTCTTTTACCAGCTCCTCTGTAACCTCATATCCGGACTGAAAGATAATGTCGTCAGCGATGGCTTCCGGATCACGACGAAGATATCCATCGTCATCAAGATTTCCAATAATGTATTCGGCTACTTTCATCTCTTTTTCCGGCAACTCCCGTAGCCCTAACTGCTGCAGCAGGAACTCGTTGAGCGACTGGCTACCTGAAAAAGGAATATCCTCTTTTTGTTCGGCCTTTCCTCTTATTTCCTGTAACTTATAGTCCGGAATATCTTCCTCGTTGAGGTAATCACCTAAAGCAAGGTCAGTTTCAGATTCGGACGATCCTCCCTCGTCGGTCACATCAGCATCGTCCGCCTTCTCAAAGTCGTCCGACACATCTCGCCCTTCCTCCAAGGCCGGATTCTCTTCCAGTTCGTGCTTTATACGTTCTTCCAGCTCAATAGCCGGAAGTTCTAAAAGCCTGATTAGCTGAATCTGCTGAGGCGAAAGCTTTTGTTGTAACTTTTGCTGTAACTGTTGTTTCAACATACCTGTACTCACTCTGTATTAATGCATACGCAAATATAAGTCCTTTAACGGTAAACCTGAGAGAATAAACCATAATAGTTCTAAAAGAACCGTTACTTTATGATTCCCAATTCTCTTTCGTAAGCCGTTTTATCGTTGATAAGTTTCAGTGCCTGCTGATAAATGTCGTTATCATCGTTGATAACCTGGAAATACTCATTCATATCAAACAAATCACGGGCTATCAATGCCTTAATCTGTAGGGCTATCAACGCTTTTGAACGTAGAAACTGTTCTTCATTGTATTCCACTTTTTCGCTGTTGGCCAGCGAAACCAGGTCATTCATCACAACATCTGATACCTGAAATTTTTCTTTGTAAGAAGCAATCGAGCTGTAAGTTTTGCCTAACTCTTTCCGGTTTTGGTCAACATAATTCATTGCCATCCTGTTTACCAGTCCGGAAGCTACAAGATTTCTGTGATAATCGGTATAGCGTGTGGTATCTACCGGAACAAAAACATCGGGCATGATACCGCCTCCACCATAAACATCGCGTTTCGTTTCCAGTGTACTGTATTTCATGGAATCAGGAAAATGTATACTGTCCGCGTTGGTCAGTTCTCCCCGGTTGTATCTTTCTATAAGATCGCGGTTATATTGTTCTTTTTCTCCCGCTTCGTAAGGCTTTTGAATACAGCGGCCCGTAGGAGTGTAATAGCGTGAAACCGTCAGACGTATCATGGAACCATCAGGCAGAGGAATCGGTTTTTGTACCAGTCCCTTTCCAAACGTACGACGCCCCACAATCACTCCTCTGTCCCAATCCTGAACAGCACCGGATACAATCTCGCTGGCCGAAGCCGAAGCCTCATCTACCAGAACAACAAGACGTCCTGATTCAAATAAACCTTTCTTACTGGAACGGGCATCTTCCCGTTTTTGTTTGGATCCTTCTGTATAGACAATCAACTTGTCGTCCGACAGAAATTCATCTGCAAGATCTATAGCGATATTCAGGTATCCCCCGCCGTTGGACTGTAGATCCAGGATCAGCTGTTTCATCCCTTTTTTCTGTAACTTTTGTACTGCATCCCTAAATTCATCGGCAGTAGAAGCTGCAAAACGATTAAGTTTGATATAGCCAGTCTGCTTGTCTGCCATGTATGCGGCGTCCATGCTATATACCGGAATCTTTCCACGAATAATCTTGAATTCGATTAGGGAAGGATCGTTATCACGCAATACCTTTACGCGAACCAAGGTTCCTTTTGGACCCCGTAAGCGCTTCATGATATCGGTTGTTTTCATCTTGACACCTGCAATCAGCGAATCGTTAACAGAGATAATCCGATCACCCGCCATCAGACCCACCTTCTCAGACGGTCCGCCTGGAATCACCTGAATGACATACAACGTATCAGTGAGCAGATTAAACTGGATACCTATTCCTTCGAAATTACCCTGAAGAGGTTCGGTCATTTCTTTTGTTTCATCCTTATCCATGTAGGTAGAGTGGGGATCCAGTTTTTCAAGCATGCCGCGAATGGCATCTTCCGCCAGTTTCTCCTCGTTTACGGTATCTACATATAGATTCGAAACAGCATACAAAGCCATAGATAATTTACGGGCATCCTGATTAATATTCTGTGCGGTAGCAGATGCAAAGCCGAAGGCCGCCATGAAAAGGTACAATACGAGTTGTTTCATTGTTTTGATTTTATGTCAACATTACTATTAAGGGTCTATCTCCTTACCTTTGGAGGAAGTCCTTAAAACAATTCAGTCTCTTTTGGAACAAAGAGCGAAATATCCTTTCCGTAACGCAGCAATTCGCGAACGATACTTGAACTGATATGGGTATGTTCCGGTTCAGTAAATAATATAAATGTTTCAATGCCGGAAAGCTTACGATTTACGTCGGCAATACTTTTTTCGTATTCGAAATCGTTCACGGTACGAATTCCACGAAGGATAAATTCCGCCCCCATCTCTTTGGCAAAGTCGACCGTGAGAGAGTTGTATTGCTGAACCGTAACCCTTGGTTCATTCTTGTATAAACACCTGATAGCCTCAATACGTCTTTCC is from uncultured Macellibacteroides sp. and encodes:
- a CDS encoding phosphatase PAP2 family protein: MKLFANITSIIFHPLLMITYGMILALTFTYLAIYPFSMKLIIAGGAFLSTAIMPGFFILLFVKSGAAGDLELTDRKERFVPYLIFIISVGACFYLMMKLMMPVWILVLLGATAGSLLIGMGVNLFWKISAHMMGIGGLAGAVMGICRLHQQNPYWAFILIFIIAGLVGTSRIFLGRHTPMQVYAGFLLGFFCTFTASILSYIYLFI
- the rpoN gene encoding RNA polymerase factor sigma-54 codes for the protein MLKQQLQQKLQQKLSPQQIQLIRLLELPAIELEERIKHELEENPALEEGRDVSDDFEKADDADVTDEGGSSESETDLALGDYLNEEDIPDYKLQEIRGKAEQKEDIPFSGSQSLNEFLLQQLGLRELPEKEMKVAEYIIGNLDDDGYLRRDPEAIADDIIFQSGYEVTEELVKEVLLVIQDFEPIGVAARDLQECLLIQLEKGEKNPDCLLAIRILTDFFDEFSRKHYDKILKGLQVDEASLKRAIHEITSLNPKPGAAWGDSMETVLSQVIPDFLVETSNGELILSMNNKGVPEMRINKDYAAMFQDYAGNKANQTSDMRDAVQFVKQKLDAAQWFIDAIRQRHETLSRTMETIIMLQSEFFFTGDESTLRPMILKDVAERCGFDISTISRVSNSKYVQTNFGIYPLKYFFSESTQTDTGEEISTREVKKILKECIEGEDKRKPLTDEELTKILTEKGYLIARRTVAKYREQLGMPVARLRKEI
- a CDS encoding S41 family peptidase, with protein sequence MKQLVLYLFMAAFGFASATAQNINQDARKLSMALYAVSNLYVDTVNEEKLAEDAIRGMLEKLDPHSTYMDKDETKEMTEPLQGNFEGIGIQFNLLTDTLYVIQVIPGGPSEKVGLMAGDRIISVNDSLIAGVKMKTTDIMKRLRGPKGTLVRVKVLRDNDPSLIEFKIIRGKIPVYSMDAAYMADKQTGYIKLNRFAASTADEFRDAVQKLQKKGMKQLILDLQSNGGGYLNIAIDLADEFLSDDKLIVYTEGSKQKREDARSSKKGLFESGRLVVLVDEASASASEIVSGAVQDWDRGVIVGRRTFGKGLVQKPIPLPDGSMIRLTVSRYYTPTGRCIQKPYEAGEKEQYNRDLIERYNRGELTNADSIHFPDSMKYSTLETKRDVYGGGGIMPDVFVPVDTTRYTDYHRNLVASGLVNRMAMNYVDQNRKELGKTYSSIASYKEKFQVSDVVMNDLVSLANSEKVEYNEEQFLRSKALIALQIKALIARDLFDMNEYFQVINDDNDIYQQALKLINDKTAYERELGIIK
- the coaD gene encoding pantetheine-phosphate adenylyltransferase gives rise to the protein MKRIALFPGTFDPFTIGHQSLVTRGLTLVDEIVISIGINDKKLTYFSLERRIEAIRCLYKNEPRVTVQQYNSLTVDFAKEMGAEFILRGIRTVNDFEYEKSIADVNRKLSGIETFILFTEPEHTHISSSIVRELLRYGKDISLFVPKETELF